AATATGCTCAGGAGGACGGCCAGCCATAGGGGGGCGTGTTTCATGAATATCGGATACCGGGTATTGGATTTACGATGTAAAGGCATGGGGCATGGAGTCGTCAATCGGTTGGGTTCCCACCATAAGGTCCGGCATCAATCGATGGGGGTCATTTCGCTGAGACCGCCATGCAGTAAATGCCCTCCGCCTGGTAATAGATAGGTTCCGCCGTATAATCCATAGCCGGGGTGAGATCCAGGACAATCCGCAATGTATGCTTATCGCGATGAAAATGCGTACGCACCTGCCTCACCAACACGCCGTTAACAGGGATTTTGGAGTTCCCCTTCCAGGATTGCACGTCTTTTACGTCAATGACGATCCTCGGATTGCTTCCCTCAAGTGAAAACACCCGCGGATCGCAAAATCGGTTCAGCACAAAACAGACTCTCTCAATTCCGCTCTCGTCACCGGCAAACCGGATATCGCTTACAACCACCGGTTCAGCGGATGAGACGGCCGGCATGGCCATCATGAGCACTCCCCACCCACTCAGGGCTAAAACAAGTCTTAGCACTTTTGGCGCCATCCCCCTGACCTCCTGATTCCCTGCGTCGGCCTGACGGCCGCAACCAAATAAGGTATTGATGGGCCGATTCAAACAGGATCCCATATTAAGACAATCGCTTTTGAATGTCAAAATGGAAACAAACCCGCCTTCAACGGAATTGATCTTGACACGCATCACCCATTTTTTTTACCATGCCGGCCTGGATAAGGTCCATCGGGGACCTGCCGGAGCGTCGGCCTTGTGGTGCTTCTGCTTTCCGGCATCGACTGCCAAGTCGACGCCGCTCTTGTCAGTGCAAGGAGGATCTCATGATCACACTGCGTCATTTTGAACCGGGGGAGGTAATCATTGCCGAGAACGACCTGGGGGAAACGGCCTATATCATCGAGCAGGGAAAGGTCGAGGTCACCAAAGAGTTAAACGGCAAAAGGACCCATCTGGGAGACGTGGAGGTGGGGGAAACCTTCGGCGAGATGAGCATGATCGACGATAAGCCGCGGAGCGCCACGGTGACAGCCATAGAGCAGACCCTGGTGAGAGAGATCCACAGGGATGCTTTCTTTGAAAGCCTGCAGACCGATCCCGAAATAGCTGTCAATATTTTAAAGGTCCTCTTCGAACGTCTGAGAGAATCGCATGTAAAAATACTCCAGCTGCAGCAGGCTGCGCCCGATGCCTGTAAACGCATCTCCGAAGACACCGGCGAAAGACCGGTCCGGTCCGGGCCTGCTGTTTCCATGGAAGGATTAACCCCGGTGGCCGTACAATCCCTCCCGGAAAATCCGTTTAAGATAGAGGAATTTCCATTCCTGATAGGCAGAAAGAGCAGAGATCCCCTCTCCTACAATGATCTCAGAATTGCCGACACGGTCCCCCTTCAGATATCACGCCACCACATGGAGTTCGTCAAGGTGGGAGACCGGATAGGGGTCTCTGACCGGGGGAGCCATCTGGGGTCCATTGTGGACGGCCGGTTGCTCGGCGGTGACCAAGGGGGTCCCGGACCCCTTTTCTTTGAAGGCCCCGTAGGAACCCTCATTTTGGGGAACCCGGATTCTCCGTTCAAATACAGGAT
This region of Deltaproteobacteria bacterium genomic DNA includes:
- a CDS encoding AMIN domain-containing protein — encoded protein: MAPKVLRLVLALSGWGVLMMAMPAVSSAEPVVVSDIRFAGDESGIERVCFVLNRFCDPRVFSLEGSNPRIVIDVKDVQSWKGNSKIPVNGVLVRQVRTHFHRDKHTLRIVLDLTPAMDYTAEPIYYQAEGIYCMAVSAK
- a CDS encoding cyclic nucleotide-binding domain-containing protein gives rise to the protein MITLRHFEPGEVIIAENDLGETAYIIEQGKVEVTKELNGKRTHLGDVEVGETFGEMSMIDDKPRSATVTAIEQTLVREIHRDAFFESLQTDPEIAVNILKVLFERLRESHVKILQLQQAAPDACKRISEDTGERPVRSGPAVSMEGLTPVAVQSLPENPFKIEEFPFLIGRKSRDPLSYNDLRIADTVPLQISRHHMEFVKVGDRIGVSDRGSHLGSIVDGRLLGGDQGGPGPLFFEGPVGTLILGNPDSPFKYRIRILE